The following coding sequences lie in one Maribacter forsetii DSM 18668 genomic window:
- a CDS encoding sensor histidine kinase, with translation MQDFQENSDIFNLLSEGVSEGIIVVDSNQIVVATNTSSEQMFGYEKGELLGKPLDVLIPKRYHSGHEAHVEKFIAKSDKRQMGHGRNLYGVCKDGKEFPVEAGLNPFEFYGSTYVMALVIDITERKNKEEELSHWARIFDESLNEIFVFETDTFKFLNVNKEAQRNIGYSIDELYKMTPVDIKPELNEVQFNTLISPLLNDETAKVKFETKHGRKDGTTYPVEVHLQLSNLGKKRVFVAFILDITERKNYTENLENIVEERTQQLTEALAVEKELNELKTRFLSLVSHEFKTPLSSILTSITLLGKYTQTDQQPKRDKHVITIKNKVKYLDTILNDFLSVERLESGKVNYKVEEFALSKIVNEVVYNSNMLLKSGQQIHYPENIDELNIQFDEKTLELALSNLIHNAIKYSPEDTTIDIKVDIEDTGFAINVIDKGIGIPEEDQKHIFNRYFRAENALLTQGTGIGLNIAKQHIENLGGSLEFTSAENIGSTFTLCIPKLKTN, from the coding sequence ATGCAGGATTTTCAGGAAAACAGCGACATATTCAATTTACTATCAGAAGGTGTTTCTGAAGGTATTATCGTGGTAGACTCCAATCAAATTGTAGTGGCCACCAACACTTCTTCTGAGCAAATGTTTGGTTATGAAAAAGGAGAATTATTAGGAAAACCGCTAGATGTCCTTATCCCAAAAAGATACCATTCTGGCCATGAAGCACATGTAGAAAAATTTATAGCAAAAAGTGACAAACGCCAAATGGGTCACGGTAGAAACCTATATGGTGTTTGTAAAGACGGAAAAGAGTTTCCTGTAGAAGCCGGGTTAAATCCTTTTGAATTTTATGGCTCAACCTATGTGATGGCCTTGGTCATTGATATTACCGAACGTAAGAACAAAGAAGAAGAACTAAGTCATTGGGCACGTATTTTTGATGAATCTTTAAATGAAATCTTTGTCTTTGAAACAGATACTTTTAAATTTTTAAATGTCAATAAGGAAGCACAAAGAAATATTGGATATTCCATAGATGAATTGTATAAAATGACTCCTGTCGATATTAAACCAGAGCTAAATGAAGTACAATTTAATACATTGATTTCTCCGTTATTAAATGATGAAACAGCAAAGGTTAAGTTTGAAACTAAACACGGTAGAAAAGACGGCACCACATACCCTGTAGAAGTTCATCTACAATTATCAAATTTAGGCAAGAAAAGGGTATTTGTAGCTTTCATTTTGGATATTACCGAACGTAAGAACTACACTGAAAATTTAGAGAATATTGTTGAAGAACGCACCCAGCAATTAACCGAGGCATTAGCAGTTGAAAAAGAACTTAATGAACTAAAAACTAGATTTCTATCACTAGTTTCACATGAATTCAAAACCCCTTTAAGTAGCATTCTCACCTCTATTACCCTACTTGGAAAATATACTCAAACAGACCAACAACCTAAAAGGGACAAACACGTAATCACCATAAAAAACAAAGTAAAATACCTAGATACTATTCTCAACGATTTTTTATCTGTAGAGCGCCTAGAGTCGGGCAAAGTAAACTATAAAGTTGAAGAGTTTGCATTAAGTAAAATTGTCAATGAAGTTGTTTACAATAGTAATATGCTGTTAAAATCAGGTCAGCAAATACATTACCCGGAAAATATTGACGAATTAAACATACAGTTCGATGAGAAGACATTAGAACTGGCATTGTCCAACTTAATACACAATGCCATTAAGTACTCGCCAGAAGACACTACAATTGATATAAAAGTAGACATAGAGGATACCGGTTTTGCTATTAATGTGATTGACAAAGGTATTGGTATACCAGAAGAAGACCAAAAACATATATTTAATCGATATTTTAGAGCAGAGAACGCTTTATTGACCCAGGGCACGGGTATTGGGTTAAACATTGCAAAACAGCATATTGAAAATTTAGGAGGAAGCCTAGAATTTACAAGTGCCGAAAATATTGGATCAACGTTTACATTATGTATCCCAAAACTAAAAACCAACTAG
- the uvrA gene encoding excinuclease ABC subunit UvrA gives MINFEENIEVKGARVHNLKNIDVTIPRDKLVVITGLSGSGKSSLAFDTIYAEGQRRYIETFSAYARQFLGGLERPDVDKIDGLSPVIAIEQKTTSKSPRSTVGTITEIYDFLRLIYARAADAHSYNTGEKMVSYSDEQIKNLIIESYIDKKINILAPVIKSRKGHYRELFEQIAKQGFVKVRVDGEVKDIVKGMKVDRYKTHDIEIVIDRLKVAESEDFHKRLSESINTAMYSGDNVLMVLEEGADVPRYFSRDLMCPTTGISYPTPEPNTFSFNSPKGMCPNCKGLGHVYEVNEKKIFPNKKLSIKGGGIAPLGDYKKSWAFKQIETIAERYQFQITDPIETIPAAAIEILLNGGKESFEVDSKSLGVKRTYKIDYEGISNFIKNQFEEAASTSIKRWAKEYMDKIICPSCTGFRLKKESLYFKIEDKNIAELANLDIVELASFFKGLDKKISGNQLKIAEEIIKEISTRIQFLLDVGLDYLSLNRSSKSLSGGEAQRIRLATQIGSQLVGVLYILDEPSIGLHQRDNERLIKSLESLRDIGNSVIVVEHDRDMIERADHVIDIGPKAGKNGGEIISEGTPEQLKHVHTLTADYMTGVKEIEVPKKRRPGNGNEIVLSGCTGNNLKNITVKFPLGKMIGVTGVSGSGKSTLINETLYPIMNAHYFNGVKKPMPYKKITGLEHIDKVIDINQSPIGRTPRSNPATYTGVFSEIRSLFAKTTEASIRGYKPGRFSFNVKGGRCETCQGGGLRVIEMNFLPDVYVECETCNGKRFNRETLEIRYKGKSISDILEMTINEAVSFFELIPKIHRKLKTIQDVGLGYISLGQQSTTLSGGEAQRIKLATELSKRDTGNTFYILDEPTTGLHFEDIRVLMEVLNKLADKGNTVLVIEHNMDVIKMVDYIIDIGYEGGRSGGQLVAKGTPEQVAKDKKSYTAKFLKRELK, from the coding sequence ATGATTAATTTTGAAGAAAATATAGAAGTTAAGGGCGCTCGCGTTCATAACCTTAAAAATATTGATGTTACCATTCCCCGAGATAAATTGGTTGTGATAACCGGCTTGTCTGGTAGTGGCAAATCTTCTTTGGCTTTTGATACTATTTATGCTGAAGGACAAAGACGATACATAGAAACTTTTTCTGCGTATGCAAGACAATTTCTAGGAGGATTAGAACGCCCGGATGTTGATAAGATTGACGGACTATCACCCGTAATTGCCATTGAACAAAAAACGACCTCAAAATCTCCAAGGTCTACTGTAGGTACTATCACTGAGATTTATGATTTTCTAAGATTGATTTACGCCCGTGCTGCGGATGCACATAGTTACAATACAGGCGAAAAGATGGTGAGTTATAGCGATGAGCAAATTAAAAACTTGATCATTGAATCTTACATCGATAAAAAAATAAACATTCTTGCTCCCGTAATTAAGTCTAGAAAGGGTCACTACCGTGAACTTTTTGAACAAATTGCCAAACAGGGATTTGTAAAAGTTAGGGTAGATGGAGAAGTAAAGGATATCGTTAAAGGAATGAAAGTGGATCGTTATAAGACCCACGATATAGAAATTGTAATTGACCGTCTAAAGGTTGCAGAAAGTGAAGACTTTCATAAACGATTATCTGAAAGTATAAATACGGCCATGTACAGTGGTGATAACGTATTAATGGTACTTGAAGAAGGTGCAGATGTTCCCCGTTATTTTAGTAGAGACCTTATGTGCCCTACTACAGGAATTTCTTATCCTACCCCAGAACCTAACACTTTTTCGTTTAACTCACCCAAAGGCATGTGCCCCAATTGTAAGGGCTTAGGTCACGTTTATGAGGTTAACGAGAAGAAAATATTTCCAAACAAGAAACTATCTATCAAAGGTGGCGGTATAGCTCCGTTGGGCGATTATAAAAAATCATGGGCGTTCAAGCAGATAGAAACCATTGCAGAACGTTATCAATTTCAGATTACGGACCCCATTGAAACGATTCCCGCTGCAGCCATTGAGATTCTTCTCAACGGAGGTAAGGAAAGTTTTGAAGTAGACTCAAAATCCTTAGGGGTTAAGCGCACTTATAAAATTGATTACGAGGGGATTTCAAATTTCATAAAAAATCAGTTTGAAGAAGCAGCATCTACGTCTATAAAAAGGTGGGCAAAAGAATACATGGACAAAATTATTTGTCCGTCATGTACTGGATTTCGCCTTAAGAAGGAATCGCTCTATTTTAAAATTGAAGATAAGAATATTGCCGAATTGGCAAATTTGGATATTGTTGAACTTGCTTCGTTTTTTAAAGGTTTAGATAAAAAAATTAGTGGTAATCAACTTAAGATTGCCGAAGAAATTATCAAAGAGATCAGTACTAGAATTCAATTTCTATTAGATGTTGGTTTAGATTATTTATCTCTTAATAGAAGTTCCAAATCGCTTTCCGGTGGTGAGGCACAACGAATTAGATTAGCAACCCAAATTGGCTCACAACTGGTAGGTGTGCTATATATTTTAGATGAACCAAGCATCGGTCTACATCAAAGGGATAATGAACGCCTGATCAAGTCATTGGAATCTCTTAGAGATATAGGCAATTCTGTAATTGTAGTGGAACATGACCGCGATATGATAGAGCGTGCAGATCATGTTATTGATATTGGACCCAAAGCTGGCAAAAACGGTGGAGAAATCATTTCAGAAGGTACTCCAGAGCAGCTAAAGCATGTACATACGTTGACCGCCGATTATATGACCGGTGTTAAGGAAATTGAAGTACCTAAAAAGAGAAGACCTGGCAACGGTAATGAAATTGTATTATCTGGCTGTACGGGGAATAATTTAAAAAACATAACGGTTAAATTCCCTTTAGGTAAGATGATCGGGGTAACAGGAGTTTCAGGTAGTGGAAAATCTACTTTAATAAACGAAACACTTTACCCGATCATGAACGCTCATTATTTCAATGGCGTTAAAAAGCCAATGCCGTATAAGAAAATTACTGGTCTTGAGCACATAGATAAAGTTATTGACATTAATCAATCGCCCATTGGTAGAACACCACGATCTAACCCTGCAACATATACCGGGGTGTTCAGTGAAATAAGGTCGTTATTTGCAAAGACTACAGAAGCGTCTATTAGGGGGTATAAACCGGGTAGATTTAGTTTTAATGTCAAAGGCGGTCGTTGCGAGACTTGCCAAGGTGGTGGTCTTCGTGTCATAGAAATGAATTTCTTGCCCGATGTTTATGTAGAATGCGAAACTTGTAATGGTAAAAGATTCAATAGAGAAACCCTAGAAATACGCTACAAAGGCAAGTCAATTTCAGATATTTTAGAAATGACCATTAACGAAGCGGTATCATTTTTTGAACTTATTCCTAAAATACATCGTAAGTTAAAGACCATACAAGATGTTGGTTTAGGTTATATTTCCCTTGGGCAGCAATCCACTACCCTTTCAGGTGGTGAAGCGCAACGTATAAAATTAGCCACAGAATTATCTAAAAGAGATACTGGAAACACGTTCTATATTTTAGATGAACCTACAACCGGACTTCATTTTGAAGATATTCGGGTTTTAATGGAAGTTTTGAATAAATTAGCAGACAAAGGAAATACCGTTCTGGTAATTGAACATAATATGGACGTCATAAAAATGGTGGATTACATCATTGATATAGGTTACGAAGGTGGGCGATCTGGAGGACAATTAGTAGCAAAAGGAACTCCGGAACAAGTGGCAAAAGACAAGAAAAGCTACACCGCAAAGTTTTTAAAGAGAGAATTAAAATGA
- a CDS encoding mannitol dehydrogenase family protein, with product MTKEIMLNNENLAEISKQLPTPTFDRTSLKVGIVHVGVGGFHRAHQAFYTHLLQEKENASEWGICGIGLRKGDQKIHDVLQKQDGMYTLIVKHPDGKIDSQVIGSIIDFKLGYDTPKLVIDQMAHPDTKIVSLTITEGGYNFNPATGEFDFENADVQHELQHPNDPKTIYGFLTAAIKKRKEDGLPAFTVMSCDNIQHNGDVAKEMLLTFAQKQDAELAAYIEQEVSFPNSMVDRITPVTTQADIDYLENTYDLKDEWPVTCEPFIQWVIEDNFSNGRPEFEKVGVQFVPDVKPYEKMKLRLLNAGHSVLGLLGAIHGHPTINACMEDDLFVSYLRAFMDKEATPVLDKLEGIDLSAYKDSLQERFANPNIKDSVSRICSESSAKLPKFLIATIQDNLTNGGNIKHATLVIAAWCYYSDKGVNKNGESIEIIDALQDQLHQAASKTNEDPLAFIKQESLFGNLAQNEKFTSLYSDMVQKIYADPDIKKLMK from the coding sequence ATGACAAAAGAAATCATGCTGAATAATGAAAATTTAGCAGAAATAAGCAAACAATTACCTACCCCTACATTTGATAGAACTTCACTTAAAGTAGGTATCGTTCACGTTGGTGTTGGTGGTTTTCATAGAGCTCACCAAGCTTTTTACACACACTTGCTTCAAGAAAAAGAAAATGCTTCTGAATGGGGTATTTGCGGTATAGGGTTACGAAAGGGAGATCAAAAAATCCATGACGTACTTCAGAAACAGGACGGCATGTACACTTTGATTGTTAAGCATCCGGATGGTAAAATAGATTCTCAAGTAATTGGCTCCATTATCGACTTTAAATTAGGGTATGATACTCCCAAGTTGGTAATCGATCAAATGGCGCATCCTGATACAAAAATAGTGTCCTTAACCATTACTGAAGGTGGCTATAACTTTAATCCGGCAACGGGTGAATTCGATTTTGAAAATGCAGATGTACAGCACGAATTACAGCATCCAAACGACCCTAAAACCATATACGGATTTTTAACCGCTGCCATAAAAAAAAGAAAAGAAGACGGATTACCTGCCTTTACGGTAATGTCTTGCGACAATATTCAACATAATGGAGATGTTGCAAAAGAGATGTTATTGACATTTGCACAAAAACAAGATGCAGAGTTAGCGGCATATATAGAACAGGAAGTAAGTTTCCCCAACAGTATGGTGGATCGTATTACTCCCGTTACTACGCAAGCAGATATTGACTATTTAGAGAATACATACGATCTTAAAGATGAATGGCCAGTGACTTGCGAACCATTTATTCAATGGGTCATTGAAGATAATTTCTCTAACGGTAGACCAGAATTTGAAAAAGTAGGCGTGCAGTTTGTACCAGATGTGAAGCCTTATGAAAAAATGAAATTGCGTCTTTTAAACGCAGGTCATTCCGTTCTTGGGCTTTTAGGAGCAATACATGGTCACCCAACTATAAATGCGTGTATGGAAGATGATCTGTTCGTTTCCTACTTAAGAGCATTTATGGATAAGGAAGCTACACCCGTTTTAGACAAACTAGAAGGTATAGATTTATCAGCCTACAAAGACAGTTTACAAGAACGTTTTGCCAACCCTAACATAAAGGACAGCGTTAGTCGTATTTGCTCTGAGAGTTCCGCTAAATTGCCAAAATTCTTAATCGCTACCATTCAAGATAATTTAACAAACGGCGGAAACATTAAACATGCCACATTGGTTATAGCAGCATGGTGCTATTATAGTGACAAGGGGGTAAATAAAAATGGTGAATCCATTGAAATTATTGACGCCCTGCAAGATCAGTTGCACCAAGCTGCAAGTAAGACCAACGAAGACCCTCTTGCATTTATTAAACAAGAATCTTTATTTGGCAACTTGGCCCAAAATGAGAAATTCACGAGTCTATATAGTGATATGGTACAGAAAATTTATGCCGATCCAGATATTAAAAAGCTTATGAAATAG
- a CDS encoding universal stress protein, whose product MKHILIPTDFSANAWNALNYAACLFNYDHCTFYILHVEELSNKAQAKNSTTLKTFENQSSTDYKLSHFFEQLAQLKTNVLHQFIALRDYGNFTDIIKKTVVEKKIDLIIMGAKGVSNPDHTIFGNNTINVITKVPCNVLTVSDKVIIKKPSKIGFPTDYNIFYTYPILKSLTEVLQISNATLDVVHINQTKTTFSNVQVANKAYLHDYLKEMFSDFHCFKEIQGLNVKETIATYLVENSVEMLTLAAKNLNLFQQLFFNPTKEQLTFQSSVPLLVLHE is encoded by the coding sequence ATGAAACATATCTTAATCCCCACTGATTTCTCTGCAAATGCATGGAATGCCCTTAATTATGCGGCATGTTTGTTCAATTATGACCATTGCACTTTTTACATTTTACATGTAGAGGAATTGAGCAACAAAGCCCAAGCAAAGAATTCGACAACGCTAAAAACCTTTGAAAACCAATCATCTACCGACTATAAACTAAGCCATTTTTTTGAACAATTAGCTCAACTAAAAACGAACGTTTTACATCAGTTTATAGCCCTAAGGGATTATGGAAATTTTACCGATATCATAAAAAAAACTGTAGTTGAAAAGAAGATAGATTTAATCATTATGGGTGCAAAAGGTGTTTCTAATCCAGACCATACCATTTTTGGAAATAATACGATAAATGTAATTACTAAAGTTCCTTGCAATGTATTGACGGTATCTGACAAGGTTATAATAAAAAAGCCTAGTAAAATTGGCTTCCCTACAGACTATAATATTTTTTATACCTACCCTATTCTTAAATCTTTGACCGAAGTTTTGCAAATATCCAATGCAACATTAGATGTGGTACATATTAATCAAACCAAAACTACTTTTTCAAATGTTCAAGTCGCCAATAAAGCATATTTACACGATTACTTAAAAGAAATGTTTTCTGATTTTCACTGCTTCAAAGAAATACAAGGTTTAAACGTTAAAGAGACCATTGCCACATATTTGGTTGAAAATAGTGTTGAAATGCTAACCTTGGCAGCAAAAAACCTAAACCTGTTTCAACAACTATTCTTCAATCCTACCAAAGAACAGTTAACTTTTCAATCTTCTGTACCTTTATTGGTTTTACATGAATAA
- a CDS encoding response regulator, which produces MKRILLIEDDKALRENTEELLELSGYTVLTAPNGKIGIDAAIENLPDIIICDIMMPVVDGYGVLENLSNNEKTKQIPFIFLSAKTEHKEIRKGMDLGADDYLTKPFEEEDLMSAIESRLAKAELIKRMQDQTTKEHGVSENEMRTVHELKNFFDDNGELTSFKPGENIYEEGARSTKIYLVLKGLVKCYSMDTDGKELITSLSKADDFLGFTSFLNNVPYQESATALEAVELAGISKDNLKEILSENKNISLELMELLSENISVIKAQLLQMAYSSVRRKTAQTLLQFADIMNTKPNEPIRISRNDLASVAGIATESLIRTLSGFKKEGLIIIEGRNIQIVELKALQYVN; this is translated from the coding sequence ATGAAGAGAATTTTACTGATAGAGGATGACAAAGCTTTACGTGAAAATACCGAAGAACTTTTAGAACTTTCTGGTTACACCGTCTTAACAGCTCCAAACGGAAAAATTGGCATTGATGCTGCAATTGAAAATCTCCCTGACATAATTATCTGTGACATTATGATGCCGGTGGTTGATGGTTACGGAGTTCTAGAAAACCTTTCCAATAATGAAAAAACAAAGCAGATACCTTTTATTTTTCTTTCCGCAAAAACAGAGCATAAAGAAATAAGAAAAGGAATGGATCTAGGTGCCGATGATTACCTTACCAAACCTTTTGAGGAAGAAGATCTTATGAGCGCCATTGAAAGCAGATTGGCAAAGGCAGAATTGATAAAACGCATGCAAGATCAAACCACCAAAGAGCACGGTGTGTCTGAAAATGAAATGCGTACCGTTCACGAACTTAAAAACTTCTTTGATGACAATGGAGAGCTAACAAGTTTTAAACCAGGAGAAAACATTTATGAAGAAGGCGCACGCTCTACCAAGATTTACCTAGTTTTAAAAGGATTGGTAAAATGCTACAGCATGGATACCGATGGAAAAGAACTAATTACCTCATTATCTAAGGCAGATGATTTCCTAGGGTTCACCTCTTTCTTAAACAATGTTCCATATCAAGAATCCGCAACCGCGTTAGAAGCCGTTGAGCTTGCTGGTATTTCAAAAGACAATCTGAAAGAAATACTGAGTGAGAACAAAAATATTTCGTTGGAATTAATGGAGCTGCTATCTGAGAATATTTCAGTTATAAAAGCTCAATTACTACAAATGGCCTATAGTTCAGTACGAAGAAAAACAGCACAGACATTATTACAGTTTGCGGATATTATGAATACAAAACCAAATGAACCAATAAGAATTTCTAGAAATGACCTTGCCAGTGTTGCCGGCATCGCTACCGAAAGTCTCATTCGTACCCTATCTGGATTTAAAAAAGAAGGGCTTATTATTATAGAAGGCAGAAACATTCAGATTGTAGAACTGAAGGCTTTACAATATGTAAATTAA
- a CDS encoding SDR family oxidoreductase, whose product MNLENKVIIVTGASRGIGQEVAFLLAKNGAKVVVNHSNSSKDAEKTVTKIKDNGGEAIAIKADVSNREQVTQLFDKTIAAYGEVNVLVNNAGVMISKELKDNTQEDFSKLFDVNVRGIFNTLQEANSKLADKGNIINFSSSTVKLMFPNYALYSASKAAVEQMTRVFSKEIGRGISVNALAPGATETELFMKGKSQEFIDKLSSMNAFDRLAQPIDIARVVLFLASDESKWISGQTIGANGALI is encoded by the coding sequence ATGAATTTAGAAAACAAAGTTATCATTGTTACCGGTGCCTCCAGAGGTATTGGTCAAGAAGTAGCATTTCTATTAGCGAAAAATGGAGCTAAAGTAGTTGTAAACCATTCTAATAGTTCAAAAGATGCAGAGAAAACCGTAACTAAAATTAAAGATAACGGCGGTGAAGCAATCGCCATTAAAGCAGATGTCAGTAATAGAGAACAAGTTACCCAGCTGTTCGACAAAACTATAGCAGCATACGGAGAAGTAAACGTATTGGTAAACAATGCTGGAGTTATGATTTCCAAAGAACTAAAAGATAACACCCAAGAAGATTTCAGTAAGTTATTCGATGTTAATGTAAGAGGCATATTCAACACCTTACAAGAAGCAAACTCTAAGCTTGCAGATAAAGGTAATATTATAAATTTCTCTTCCAGTACGGTAAAACTAATGTTCCCTAACTACGCACTGTATTCTGCTTCTAAAGCAGCGGTAGAACAGATGACACGTGTTTTTTCTAAAGAAATAGGTAGAGGTATTTCAGTTAATGCCTTGGCACCCGGAGCTACGGAAACAGAATTATTCATGAAAGGGAAATCACAAGAATTCATAGATAAATTAAGTTCTATGAATGCTTTTGACAGACTTGCACAACCTATAGACATAGCAAGAGTTGTACTATTTTTGGCAAGCGATGAATCTAAATGGATTTCTGGTCAAACTATTGGCGCCAATGGTGCTCTAATCTAA
- a CDS encoding purine-cytosine permease family protein — MSTKTDYSTFDNLNEEQLPVAKHKLHDWTHFAGLYAAEHVAATEFVIGATFVALGAKTMDIILGLLIGNILAVLSWTFITSPIAVETRLSLYTYLNKIAGDSMTKLYNWANVIIFSVISAAMITVSATAVRFAFDIPAQLNWYPTNMWFVVIVFCVGLVVVSIALYGFNAVSEFSGICAPWLFVMFTSGAMVLLPALSLDVLGTTLPNGWNDLISLGDQSIWTGVDSAGKPGIGLVEVIGFAWAANTITHFGLIDMALLRFAKKKSYGLATSTGMMFGHYVAWIAAGIMGAGAAVIIGKTIVELDPGDVAFYALGWSGFVIVIVAGWTTAITNLYRAGLAAQAIFHNHSRKKTTIVVGLITIAIACFPFVFSQILPLLTYAGLLVVPVGGIVFAEHQIFPRIGYTRYWSQYRNLTFSTPAIVSWGLGLVFGFGLNALNVMSFFYLFIPTWIFTIIIYTILAGKYGAKNKYPQAEENEKLRNQQIEAYQEEKSKLETKPKKDTSLLTKVIQLVSIVALIITLVLAGIVLFDSANENIYVENRETFYRYAFICTVTYFVTAYWALLRGKSKKLS; from the coding sequence ATGTCAACAAAAACCGACTACTCCACGTTTGATAATTTAAACGAAGAACAACTACCCGTTGCAAAACATAAGTTACATGATTGGACGCATTTTGCGGGCTTATATGCTGCAGAACACGTTGCAGCAACAGAATTTGTAATTGGTGCAACGTTCGTAGCACTTGGCGCTAAAACAATGGATATCATCTTAGGTCTGCTGATCGGAAATATCTTAGCAGTACTGAGCTGGACCTTCATCACATCTCCTATTGCAGTAGAAACTAGATTAAGTTTATATACATACCTAAATAAAATTGCAGGAGATTCTATGACAAAGCTCTATAATTGGGCTAACGTCATTATATTTTCGGTCATATCCGCTGCAATGATTACCGTATCGGCTACTGCAGTCCGTTTCGCTTTTGATATTCCCGCTCAATTAAACTGGTACCCTACCAACATGTGGTTTGTAGTTATCGTATTTTGTGTTGGGCTTGTTGTGGTATCTATAGCCTTATACGGATTTAATGCAGTATCTGAATTTTCAGGTATTTGCGCACCATGGCTTTTTGTAATGTTTACAAGTGGTGCCATGGTATTACTACCAGCACTTTCTTTAGATGTTTTAGGCACAACATTACCTAACGGATGGAACGATCTAATATCGCTCGGAGACCAATCAATATGGACCGGGGTAGATAGTGCCGGAAAACCCGGTATAGGGCTCGTAGAGGTTATAGGTTTTGCATGGGCTGCGAATACAATCACTCATTTTGGATTAATAGATATGGCATTGTTACGTTTTGCCAAAAAGAAATCTTATGGTCTTGCCACAAGTACAGGTATGATGTTTGGGCACTATGTTGCTTGGATAGCAGCAGGGATTATGGGTGCAGGTGCAGCTGTAATAATAGGCAAAACAATAGTTGAACTTGATCCGGGCGATGTTGCATTTTATGCTTTAGGTTGGTCTGGTTTCGTAATCGTAATCGTAGCAGGTTGGACAACAGCAATAACAAATTTATACAGAGCCGGGCTAGCGGCACAAGCTATTTTCCATAATCATTCACGCAAAAAGACAACAATTGTTGTTGGATTAATCACGATTGCCATAGCTTGTTTCCCATTTGTATTTTCACAGATTTTACCACTATTAACCTATGCAGGTTTATTGGTTGTTCCTGTTGGTGGTATTGTGTTTGCTGAACATCAAATATTTCCAAGAATAGGATATACACGTTATTGGTCTCAATACCGAAATTTAACGTTTAGTACACCCGCAATTGTTTCATGGGGATTAGGGTTGGTATTCGGTTTTGGCTTAAATGCATTAAACGTGATGTCTTTCTTTTACCTATTCATTCCTACTTGGATTTTTACGATTATTATTTACACTATTCTTGCTGGCAAATACGGAGCTAAAAATAAGTACCCGCAAGCTGAGGAAAACGAAAAGTTGAGAAACCAGCAAATTGAAGCATATCAAGAAGAAAAAAGCAAATTAGAGACAAAACCTAAAAAAGACACCTCACTACTAACTAAGGTCATACAATTGGTTTCGATTGTGGCACTTATAATCACCTTGGTATTGGCAGGCATTGTACTTTTTGACAGTGCTAACGAAAATATCTATGTTGAAAATAGAGAAACCTTTTATCGTTACGCCTTCATATGTACTGTAACATATTTTGTTACTGCTTATTGGGCATTACTACGTGGCAAATCAAAAAAACTAAGCTAA